Proteins from a single region of Hymenobacter aquaticus:
- a CDS encoding 4Fe-4S binding protein — protein MSSSFAAGPSLALAQPPLADPSAAEKGSLAAVGLGLLAVLVAAFDADAARARLSLYAALALLSGGTLAWSWLKFGRRPAGVQHHNLWRRGSTSRGAVAWVTAVVLTGFYVLLYWFSAPNDQGNFGLLNGLVHALDPFSQALRAHPADQWFLYGTFYTLAILLMGGRALWKYRHSRYQLIRTGSVMFFQLGFAFLLPGILQFFQQPEFYFTYFWPLKYDYLLPGTVDYLVQNGQALGVFMVFWGAVMALVATPVLTYFYGKRWYCSWVCGCGGLAETAGDPYRQLSDKSRAAWRWEVRLIYPILGLILLVTVAMWLNYVLHGAILGSVADGLYRFYGFVIGAVFSGVVGVGFYPLMGSRVWCRFGCPMAAYLGLLQKHFSRFRISTNGGQCISCGNCSNVCEMGIDVKQYAQRGEPIIRASCVGCGLCSTACPRGVLNLENGPREGRYQGSSFIHADSLRILS, from the coding sequence ATGTCTTCCTCTTTTGCTGCCGGGCCTAGTCTGGCGCTGGCGCAGCCGCCCCTAGCCGATCCGTCGGCCGCTGAAAAAGGCTCGCTGGCCGCCGTGGGCCTGGGGCTCCTGGCCGTGCTGGTCGCCGCCTTCGACGCCGACGCCGCCCGGGCCCGCCTGAGCCTCTACGCGGCCCTGGCCCTGCTCAGCGGTGGCACGCTGGCCTGGAGCTGGCTGAAATTTGGCCGCCGCCCCGCCGGCGTGCAGCACCACAACCTCTGGCGGCGCGGCAGCACCAGCCGCGGGGCCGTGGCCTGGGTAACGGCCGTGGTGCTGACGGGCTTTTACGTGCTGCTCTACTGGTTTAGCGCCCCCAACGACCAGGGCAACTTCGGCCTGCTCAATGGCCTGGTGCATGCCCTGGACCCGTTCAGCCAGGCCCTGCGTGCCCACCCGGCCGACCAATGGTTTCTGTACGGCACCTTCTACACGCTGGCCATTCTGCTGATGGGCGGCCGGGCGCTGTGGAAATACCGCCACTCGCGCTACCAGCTGATCCGGACCGGCTCGGTGATGTTCTTTCAGCTGGGCTTTGCCTTTCTGCTGCCCGGCATCCTGCAGTTTTTTCAGCAGCCCGAGTTCTATTTCACCTACTTCTGGCCCCTGAAGTACGATTACCTGCTGCCGGGCACGGTCGACTACCTGGTGCAGAACGGGCAGGCGCTGGGCGTCTTTATGGTATTTTGGGGCGCGGTAATGGCCCTGGTGGCCACGCCGGTGCTCACCTACTTTTACGGCAAGCGCTGGTACTGCTCCTGGGTGTGCGGCTGCGGGGGCCTGGCCGAAACCGCCGGTGACCCCTACCGCCAGCTTTCCGACAAAAGTCGCGCGGCCTGGCGCTGGGAAGTGCGCCTGATCTACCCGATTCTGGGCCTGATACTCCTCGTGACGGTGGCTATGTGGCTGAATTACGTGCTGCACGGGGCTATTCTGGGCAGCGTGGCCGACGGGCTCTACCGGTTCTACGGCTTCGTGATTGGGGCCGTGTTTTCGGGCGTGGTCGGGGTGGGCTTCTACCCCCTGATGGGTAGCCGGGTGTGGTGCCGCTTCGGCTGCCCGATGGCGGCGTACCTGGGCCTGCTGCAAAAGCATTTTTCCCGCTTCCGCATCAGCACCAACGGCGGGCAGTGCATTAGCTGCGGCAACTGCTCGAACGTGTGCGAGATGGGCATCGACGTGAAGCAGTACGCCCAGCGCGGCGAGCCGATCATCCGGGCGTCGTGCGTGGGCTGTGGCCTGTGCAGCACGGCCTGCCCGCGCGGGGTGCTCAACCTGGAAAACGGCCCGCGCGAAGGGC